TCCCCATGGCCTGCATGTACTTGCGCCGGAAATACCAGATAGGACCGACAAAGAAGGCCACGTTAACCACAAGAGGCACAATCCAGCTGACAACGCTTCCCCACACCGGCCCAGATGGACGCACAACGCCGTCATGGAAACCCTTGTAGTAGTCGTCATCCTGAACCGACGGTTGGTACACCAGCGGAACCGGTacgggctgctgctgcgcgtagTTGCTGTACTGTGGGACTGGCATCTGCTGGGGCTGGTAGCTGTGGCCGGCATGAGTCCACGAAGGTGTGGCCACGTTTTGTTGCGGCGCTGCGTAGGGGTGTTGCAGATAGGCGGCGCCCTGGTTGCcctgttgttgctgtggtggaggcggcagtggctgAGAAGGGTGGTCTCCGTaggcctgctgctgctgcgcgctgtACATTTGCTGGAACAACGACCCGCCAGCCGGGGTGCCGTTCGGGTTCATTGTCAATCCTCTGTGCCCTTTTCACGAATAATATGAACTACTGCAACCCGTGGACGAGGCTGACCGCCccaacacgcacaggcgctggaagagagaggggagagagatcAACTGCGAGAGTGAGCTACGCCAAGCATACGCACAGGGATGGGTGCAGGGAGAACACGAGAAAGAACGCCTGGCAGAGAACCCCAAAACGTCAGAACACAAAAAAACAGCGCCCCAACTCCACCACGAGGGACTCgtaaagagaaaagagggggagaaaatCACAGGCTCAGAATTTTACCTacatgtgtatgtgtgtatgtgtgtatgtgtgtatgtgtgtgggggggggggggggggggggaaggagtggCGGAGGCGTGGGGAGGCGTAAGGTGTGCGTCGACGTAGCGGTTCTTAGTGGGAATAGTGACGAGGTCACGGTGCTCGCAACTCTAACAAGAGTTACAGAGATGGACAAGACATCATCTCCGTTATAAGCATCATGGGTGAAATCCCCGTGCAGTAGAAAGCGATGCGCGTACTCGCGGtgcctgcacacgcacgagagTGCAGAACCGCCCGTCCGCCCAGCCTCCCGGCGCACTGGTGGGCGGCATGAAGGGGGTCGGAGGGGCCCAACCTACTCTGAGAGCACAGTCAGTGGAaaacaacgagagagagaaagggggcccTAGGGGCACTGGGGAGCGCTCGCCACGAAGCTGGAAGCTCGAGGCAACGCTCGCACATACAGACCTCCCCTCCAGCAGGACAAGAGAAAGCGCGACAGACCCCTCACCCAGCGGCGCCTTTATGTCTCGAGAGATCCGCACCCCGACAACGAAAGAGAGCACGCGGCGTAATGAACGGAGAGCAGGTTCCGCCAGGGTCCCCGCCGTGCCTCCCTGGCCGCattggggaggagggaggggggcgagcaAAAAGTCccggaggcgaaggcgagcCAGAGTTCGCCGTCGGCATTCACCGGCAACGGCACGCCTTTACCATGCTTTTCTTTAAAAGTTGATTCTGCTATAAAACAGACGTTCAACTCAGCCCTACCTCTTGTTCTCCAACCGGTCAACACGTCTATCGTGTCGTGCAAAGCGGTAGGCATGCGTTACAGCAATGGACCAACTTAGCCAACCAACCAGGGTCTCTGCCTCAAAGACTACCCACCCGCCTTCCTGGtcacctcgctgctgccaccactATGCCAATGGCCACCTGGTACGTCTCGCGGGGCgacgcaggctccccacaccaggAAGCAGTGATAGCCAGGTGAGATACCGCTCGAGCGACGCTGACACTGTAACTATCATGTGGTTAGCAGAAGCATGTTCACTGTGGCGGGTCGCTCCAACATCACGTCATGCAGGACCAGATCGCTGACATCAGCGGTGATGCATCGCTCTAAACCCCCAACGCGATAGCCCCTTAACCGTGTTCACCACGAGAAGCAGtctggcagcggcaggaatAGGGGGGCTgcgtcaccctctcccaaacacagctgcgggagggggTAGTGTGCCCTGTCATCAAGTTCATCAGAGTATACCATAGCCGAAGGTGCATGCTATTCCCTGTTATGAGACTCCACACTCATTCACTACTTTCGAAGAAGAACAACCCATCATGTACACTCGAGCGCGCctagagagagggagaaagagacaaTCATTACTCGCtgcttccttcccccccccccccagtcACCTGCGGTGGCGATTCACCAGCGCTTCAAGTCTAGATCTCTTCACCGTAGCCATGGTCTACACCGAGGAGCTGAGGGGCGCACTGCAGAGCTACGTCAACGCACACTTCAACCCACAAACAGCCTTTCGGTAGGTATGTCCAACCGGTTTCACCGTCTAGGCTGTAGTGGCCATGCGACTCACGAAGCGCTGCTACTGCGGCAAAACGTTGCGCAGACAAACAGCCGGCTTGGCAACGACTCtaggggagaagaaagtTACCCTCTGCCTACTTGTGATATGCTGAATCAATACACGGTACAGTGGACTCCAATGCATCGTCTGAAACGCTGTCACTCATTGGTGCCTCGCCCAGGTATCCTGGTGGCACCCTCAGTGGAGGAACAAAGGGTCCCCTCGTGTATGCCTCCATGGCGGTAACGCCACTACCGTCGCCACAGCACTCACGGACGCTTTCGAAGCGCTGAAATGTCTCGTGAAACTGTTGATCACGACAGGTTTCCCACACGGTTGTGAGGACACTAACTGCAGCTCCAAGGACGCTCTCTGAGTAGGCTTTCCCCACACTCCCCCATGCACTCATGTGCCCCGCCAAACGCCAATTCAGCGGCGTAGACCGGCAGTAGTCTGTGACGGGCGGCACCCGCTCGTTCAGTTCCCTGCACGCCAGCACCCGCCGTCGCTTTCGCTCTCGTACAAAGAGGATGTGAGAGCGGTAGTACGCCAGCATTGATTACAGCTGGGCCCAGGCCGAATCCTCTGTCTTCCCGTGCCACTGGATCGTCTGTCGTTGGACGGAATCGGGCCTGCCCGCTTTCCGCAGCCGCCGGTTCCGTGTCCATTGCCGCATAGCCCTCCGCCGTCTCTGCGGCACCTCAGCTGTGTAGCTCTTCCAGGATGGGAATCAGATGCGTAAGGCGCCCCGCTTCGAACGCCGCTTCCTCCCGGTGCTCCTCGTGGAGAACACCAAAGCAAGTGAGCATTGACGGAGCTGCACTGACGTTCATCCTCGCTGGGGTTTCTGTCTGTTTCTATTCTTTATAAGTATACGCGCAGAATCGGATAGAAGAAACGATGAGCAGTGTCGCAGTTATTggtgccgccacgcacacgaaAACCATAAACGTCAGTGAGCCGCTCGGTGACAGCGCTTCCTCACCATGGGCAAGGCCCTAAGCGCaatggcacacacacacacacacacacgcccacagtGCAAGCGTTTAGGTATGTGCGGGGAGATCCATCACCCAGCAGGCGCTGTGGCAAACCGAGAAGGGGGAGTACAAGACAGAAAATCTAGTAATAATGATATGGATAGCGTGAAGCGGCAGAGGGTGGTCCTGAAGTGTATCACGGTGTCAGCACGCTGGACTGACTGCGTTTCCCTCTGATCACGCCTACCAACTGCCCAGCCCTGCACTGTTGtcaggaaaagagaaggctGACCTCGTATGTGAGtaaaaaggagagcgaggggggggggtagcgTGAGAGTGAGTAGCGGCCACCAGAATGCGGAGAGTCGGTAGCCGAACTTCCAAAACAGTCATCCCGAAGGAGGTGTACACTGTAGTagcgccggcctcctcttccgcccaaaaggaagagaggggacTGAAGAGGTGTCGGTGTCGCATCACGTCACCCATTACCCCATCCCTAGACCTGGCCGCACCCATCACAATGCTGCGGGTCCATGATCGCTGATTCAGTGGTCTAACCGAATGATCTCTACGCTTCGCCAAGGCAACGGCCAGCTCGACCTACGGGAAAACGGACCCGCTGATGCTTTAGGGGggcagagggaaggggggagggggggaggtgctcCTGTTGGCCTGCTGCATCGACACCCACAGGGATCAGTAAAGATGGCCAAGCGTCCGCAGTTTGCCTCCTGCAGCTACGAAAGAAGCCCCACGTCTGACAGAGGACCACAACCTCAGGAGCACTTCCCTGCCCCTTCCGGTTCCACTTGGAATGCGCTACTCTTGCCACATTCAACCCGCCGGCGACCGCAGGTGTTCCTACTTCACTCAGGGACTAGGTCACGTACCTGCTTCAGGGCGCTTGCGGCATACGTCGGCAACGCGCACCACAAAACATGTGAGGCTTGCAGGGTGCTGGATCGTACTGCGCACAAGGAAGGACGACCCCGCAGCAGAAGCGGGTGCACGTGCGCCTCCTTGATGCCATGCGCACTGACGTGTATTCTCCATGGGTGCTCGCTCAGAGGACACCTTCGGCACCGTatggagacgctgcagcacggccaCATCCTCTCCAACGAGCAGCGTACAGCCAGTCGGCATCCATGTCGTATGCGCAGCACCATTCCTCGAGAGGTGCGCCCTATCGCGCGGGTTTTCAGAGTAGCGGAAAGGCACCTGAGAGTTTGAGACGAGAACACCCCCGCCCCTTCGCGGCTATGCCCAGATCGAATGGCCTCTAGTAGGATCTGCAGCGATAGTCCCGCACAGAAGGCGCGGTCGCGGCGACGACAGAAAGGCTTCGGCGGCGTCCAGCTCAGGCGCCGAGACAGATTCGCGCAGCGAGCGTTGCTCTGTGCTCCGTGTTGTAACCAAATCGGGGCGAGGCAAGTGCAGAAAGCGCGTCGGGGCTTTCTTCTCTCACGCGTTTGCGCTCCTCTGCTCGTTTGTGGAGTCCTTCGTAGAACGGTGGCCAACATTCTCAGAGACGCGGCGAAAGTACTGTttgcacgcgctgctgggACAGAAAAATCTCTCGGCGAGAGGCGCACcacacagaggaggacgTCGCCCAGCAGGTGGATGCTTCTCAGCGAGACGGCGGGGCCGCGTTAGCAGGGATAGAGACAGTGCTAGATACCTGAAcgcgcatcgctgccgaGTCACTAACGGGGCACGCCAGTGAGGCGCCCTTCAACATCGAAGTCACCGACTCGTTGAACACAGGAATCCGATCCAGTGGTGTGGCGTACGGCGACGGCTTCGCCGCTCCCGGTGATGTCCTGGCCGATACGCGCTTACAAGGATCGTTCATGTCGCCACTAAACAAGGACACAAAGAAGAGCCGCCTGTGGAAGGGTAGAGAGGCCCTGTCACACGTGGACTCCTGCCCGTCACCCTGGGTGCGAGGGAGCGACGGCAAAGTGCACCGCACCACTACTCGTCCAGCATTCCAGTCATGAGGAACGCAGAGCGTTACCTTTACAAACGGATCACGACCGactgcagcagtgcgtgTCCACTGCTTCCAAAATACTGCTGTCGCGCTCCCCTCAAACAagccctccacctccagcgctcGCCTCCACGAAGACAGACGAGTGCAGAGCTCGACTTGACTGTCGAGGAAGCCTGTGTCGTCTGCATCCGTTTCCGCCAGCGCAAAGAGGTGCTGTACGGCCGGCGTTTGTGCCGTCGCAGCGATCCGCTCATATTCGGTTATCTCCGCCCAGATTGACCCTACGTAGTCAAAACACCCGTCCTGCGTTGACGCCTgtgcgccgccatcgccgcagGCCTCGCGATGCCGATGAAGGGCCTCAAAAGGGTTTGAAAAGTGTTCGAAAAAGGCAAAACATCGCGCATCGGTCAGCGCCGCGCTTGCCGTGATGTTAAACGGAAATACAAGCGGCACCACCTGAATGAGGTGGAAGTCAAAGTCTGTGAAGGCAAACGAGCGATTCAGCCAATCCGGCGGCCCGTCCCTGATCCAGCTCGACACGCAACGTAGGTTCGGCTCTGCCCACGCCCAGAATGCACGGGAGCGGCGTACGCGCCACCCCTCGACTTGGCACACCGGGTAGTCGAGGTAGACAAAGAAATCGCACTCCTCACAATCCGCAATCGCGAGCTGGCCTTGTATTTGGCACATGTAATGTAAGGGGATGCCGAAGGGCCGGCAGCCAGACTTCGTGGAGGTGTAGAGGGCTCGAAATGGGGATTTGAtctccagcagccgcaccttGTGCTGAGAAGGAAACGCCACGGGAGTCGACAGCGTCTGATCGGTGCTCGCGCGGCTCTCTGCTAGAGCAGTAGTAGATGACCCATCTGTAGCGCAGTAAGTCTTACCATTGCTGCAGGTGGTGCTTTCTTCACTGTCACCAGCGAGGACGTCCCAGCTGCGCGAGTTGCGAGAAGAAATTGTGGACAACGACGAACGTGGTCGCCACCGGCTGTTAAAAGGCACGCGCACGGAGCATGCgttgcgctggcgctgctgctctatCGCGTTGGTATCGTTGCTGACACTgaagccgccgctgcagcgctggtaGCGGCTCGACACGCCACACACCGAGGGCGAGGCAGTCGTTCGCGATGCGGAGAGCGCACCTTGTTGCTCGATTGGCCGCTCATCAACATGGTAGTAGATTTGCCCGTCGGGCGAGCAGCCTAAGATACGGTCATCGGTCACAAAGAAGCCACCATTGTAGACACGGCAGCCGGTAAGAAGCTCGTACAGAGCGCGGGACTTGGGCTCTGTGTTGATGCCGTGTGCTGTAGAGGCGTTTCCTGTGAACTCATGCTCCGTTCCCACGATGTCGCGCAGGTAGTGCACGTAGTCCGAAACGCGACCGCAGAACCCCAGTGCCATGCCAAACTGTGACGCTGAAAGTCCGTACGGATGTGCTTCCTTCCACTTGAGCTTCTCTGGGTGCTGTGCCATGATGTATCCTCGGAGCAGTGTATGATGTCTCTATGAGCGATAGCTTCCCAAAAACAGCGAGCAAAACTGACAAGGCTGATGAGCAAGAAATCgatgtatgtgcgtgtatgcgtaACACACGCTTGTACACGAGGTTCTAACAAGGTGAGTACCAGACGCAGACCGACCCCACCGCATCAGCACAAGAGAACATGGCACaggccttttctttttctctatCGCGCCTTTGAAGGAGCGAGCAAAGGGGCTCTATCGAGGGTGGTGATGAGGGCCCCAACGTCTCACTTACACGTCTCCCTGTTGGTACAAAGAATTAAAATACGAAAGAAAAACTCATAGCCCTTTATCGGCGCCGGCGTGGATGCGATGGAAACTGCTTGACAACATACGTGGGGAATAGCAAAGCAGGTTCTATCGCGCACTCCTAATCGGTAAGCCCGTGGCGCGgcgggaagaggggaaaggggggagcagggaggggtggtgacAATTCTGCCTGccgccgatgccgctgctacACGTCTGCCCACTGGATGTACAAGCGAGATAGTCGCACGTTTTCGAAAAGGGGGGTTGATGCatacagagaggaaaaaatgGACATGGGGGTAGAGAGACCTCAATGGCAtatgcgcgtgcgtgtctgtctgtgtctgTGAATCCATGTGCAGTTGataaaagggggaaaggcgcCTCGTGAAGCGATTTCTCCCTCATAAGCATCGGTAAGCATCGAGGACAACTGCGTTCATGCATGGCGACGGTGTGGTGCCGTCTTGCGCTAGAGTGTCTCGACCCCGGCAACGGGCAAAACGAAAAGATCAGAAACACATCGCACGatgagaaagaggcgcaacGCGTGCGCCAGCACACCAGAACcctcgttgttgttgttcctGTCAACCGCCGCTTGTTGAACTTCCCTGTTCGCTGTTGTTGGTCTGCTCACGCTCAAGTCCGCTCTACTTGGTGTTGGCCCTTGACGAAGGTAACACGAGCGCGCCCATATAGACGAGACTCCCCAACCGGCACAGATGTGCACACATGCGGCTCACCACGCATTCATCTTCACGCGCGAGCAACGAGTAAAATAATAGAGATCCAAAGCAGATAAtcgccaaaaaaaaaaaaggaagacaTCACAGATCGAAACGTGCGACAGATGAGGAgtgagggaagaagaggagaaagagagaaaaagaggattCGTGCACACGCAACGGGGCTTATCACTCACAGAAGTGATAGTCGACTAAGCTCAGCAATACAAGACCACCAGAGTGCCAGGGTGGCTACTCATCACACAAGAAACCCTTCACCGCCTactcactcactctctccaGCCCCGTCATTCAAGGGCACCTGAGCAACCGAACAGTTGAAAGTGATCCTATAATCTCCCGCAAAGGATCACTGTTTACCAAAAGTGCACCTCTTAGAaatgcgcgcagctgccaTGCACCGCACGCTCCATGCAGCCAAGAAGAGCCTGCCTTGCAGTGCAGTCGAACATGTTTGCGGTGGTCGGGGTGAGTAGTATGGGTGTAGACATAACGCTGTCTGATGCGTCGTTAGCCGCGGGTACGTCTTTCACCGTAACTCTAGGGGAGTCTGAGGCGAATGTGGTTAAACGACTCGTCACGTTGGTAAGATGCTGCTCTtgcgtcttcttcttcaaCTCCACACGGAACAGCTCTCGAAAGGCCCCGGACCACCACCGCGACCCAAGAGGCACAATCAAGACGGTGTACTGGGTCTCCACCTCCGGCCCCCTGagtgtgcgctgcagcacctgcaacGGGGTCGGCCGGCTGTCGCCATACCAGCTTTCGTAGTCAACGAGTTCCTACCCAGGTAAACTGCTacgctgccgcgccgacTCGCTATTGTCGACGCGGTCCGTCCGAGCACTGTTGCGCTTGGAGAGCCACGGCAGAGCAATGAAAGAGGCAACGTTGGCCTGCGTCAGGAGAGCGCGCAGTGCTCCATCAAACTCCGCTACCGTGCGAGCACTTCGGAGGGCAatgtgaggggagaggaccACCTGGTAGTTGACGCGTAGCCCCTGTGCTGCGATATTAATGTAGTAGCTGAAGTTGAGGTCATGTCGCGGAACGCACAAACAGAAATGAGAGGATGACCAGGTCGCTGTAGCGGCCTCAGTTTTCCCCTGCGCCACACTCCCTTCACCGGAGCCACCACTGTTACCAGTCCTCTTGGCAGACGTCCTTTGAATGTCCCCATGCAGAGTGGGCTGCAACGCATTGCTGTGAGGCTGGTACGAGCCTTCGACAGCCCTATCGGCGGCAGGGTTCGCTAGCACGCGCTCCACTATAGCTGCCACCTTCAGTGCGTGTGCCCGACGGTCTGCGGCCAAGTCTTCCTTTCGAGAGTCGTATACGCTGTCGGCACCACGCGTGTAGCCACGGCGTACACCATCCCTTCCGTACCGCTGCACTGTAGGGGCGCTCGCCACGACGCTGAACACGTATGTGGTCGATAGAAAGTGTGCTAGCGATGTCGTAATGTATCCGGCGTGCGCTTCCACAACCTCAATAATGGCCTTTGGCAGCTCGTGTTTGGCTGAGCCGCCGAGCCTCATCACGGTGGTACCGACGGGGGAGATGTTGCGCAGGTGTGCCTCAAACTGGTCCAGATCCGTCTTGAGGCTCCGGTAGAGAAGACGCCATATGAAAAGCATCGCCAGGTGCTCTTCCTCGTGCCACGGCATCAGATACGGTACATCCGTGAGGGCGATGTGTTTTGCAAACTTGAAGCGCTCCTCTGAGTGAGAATTCGACAATGTAATTAGCTCAGCCTTATCTGTCGGAAGGCTCGAACCCGCAACGTCGTGCCTCgcgctcggcagcggcagatgTGCCACGTTAAAGCCGACAAACGTGCAGAAGGCGCCGAATACAAAGAGAACAAACAGCTTTGCCTGCACCTCCTTCTTTGGTGGCCGACGAGAGCGGAAGGTGTGCGGAACCTCCTTTTCGGCAGCGAGCCTGGCGGCGTTATCCACGTGCACCCCGTGCGACTTGGTATACTTCTGCGTCGCTTCGTGCAGCTGTCTGTTGCTGGAGGGTGCAATACCCCGGCGTTCTTGGAGGAAACTACCACTGTCTGGCTCCTCCCCATACGTACATGGAAGGGTGCGCTGGGGTTCATGTCGCACGCTTCGATCTTTCTCCAGCAGTGTCATGCACCTAtgcgaaagggaaaacaaaaagaaaaggggagatGCCGTGAGGCGCCCAACAAAGCAGCGACTACATCAACCACCAAAACAAACGGCAAAACAGCCTTTCATAGAAGTTgaatggagagagggaaaaagagaggtgagaggagTAAAGGTATGAAGGACagagggatggggggggggggggggtgcagcaTGCGCTTCAGTGATGGCAAAAGAAAACGCAGCTAAGAACGTTGCTGATATTCCTGCGTTGGGCTTCAATCCTGTCAAATAAAATCCTTCTCAAGAAAATAACACTCGCGAGAGAGAACTTCGCTCTGGCAGGTAGGGAGTTCaagcaggaggagagaatgGGGCACCAGACAGAGGAGTGGAGTGATCGGAAACATCTACGCAGCACTCACTGCAGGTGATGCGCTTTTTGTCTCTTCGTTCCTCTTCGTtggcagaggagggaagaagccatgggagagaaaagaagttTGGGGCGCGCAAGGACGACGGTGagcgcacacagacgcacataTTCAAAAAAAgggcggaaaaaaaaacaagaatAAGACATGGAAGCACATCCCACCACTTTGCTCTCCAGAGTTTTCCCCACACGTCAGAAGGAGCGCGAGGGATGACGTTGTGGGAGGCGCAGCACGacaggcacacgcagggCATTACAGCGTACTGCATCCCTTTGGTGCCAGAAAACATGCGTCCACTAAGCTACTAAGGGCTCCTCGTTGGTCACGTTCGGCAGtccggcggtggaggagctaCACGACTCCACGAACGACttagcagcggcagccacgGCGGAGCACACGGATTTCATCACTGCCTTCTTCGAAGGTGGTGCCTTCTCTTCCAACTCAGCCAACATCCCCCACTTGACTGAGCGAAACTCTGCTCGAATGCCGCGCTCCCACCCATGTGTGTTGATGTGTTGCACCTTCTCCCGTCCCAAGAAGTACAACAGGGGGTAGAGCTCTTGGCCTCTAATGCCCTGCTTCGCCCACGTCTTGCTCTTGTAGCgaaaggcgctgcggtgttcAGACACGATTTCGTTCGCTTCGTTTCTCGTCTCTCCTGCTTGCCCTTCCTCTcccatcgcagcagcaggaggttGCACCTCGCATATAAACGTGGCGTCCTTCTCGAGATTCAGTCCAATCTCCTCCCACGTCTCACGCCGCGCTGTTTCTTGCGGAGACTcctcgccctcgctgccACCTTGTACTGTTTGGAGAAACTTGTCGTTGCACTCCCCCACAGGCTGGCAGAGAAGAAACTCAGCGCTCTCATTCATGAAAAACACCTGAATGCTGCGACGATACGCACAACCGTCTTCGCCGCGAATAATCACTATTTTTTTCTCCGCCTTACCGAGGTGGGTCTGCTCATTCACCAGCTTCCTCATCTTATTATTGCTGAGAGTGGCTATGCCTTTATTACTCCTCCCCTGAGACCCCGAGTAGTCCTCAGCGATCGCAGAAGCCGTTTGGTGGTCTGTCGAAGAGGCCATTGATGTATGCTTCCCCCTCTTGCAGCGATACGAGTTGCCTTGATGTGAGTGAGATGGGTGCTTCCCGTGCCCCGAAGAGTGTAAAGTCTGAAAAACTGGAGGTCAAGACCCGCTCGCCACGGGATCCTCGCAAGGTGCTTGCGATGCGGGAACGTCCACGTAGAGCTTGTGGAATTATTGGCAGGTTGTGGGACGGAGAATGCACGTGTACAGACGCATCTCCCTATACATAGAGcggtgggtgtgtatgtctATGCACGtatgaggagggagggaagaaaaagagccgATTAGGACTACACCAAACCTggtacacacgcgcagaaacAAGCAAAATGACAAGCACGCCAACCCACCAAAGTACTGAACAATGAGGGAGAAAAGTGGAGAACTCGCtagaaggaaggggaaaacacACGCGCGCCCGACATACACTTTTCGGAGGTCCAACAAGCAAAAGGCATAAGAGTGAAAGACACGAAAAGAGTGTAGGACGTCGGCAAACTCGCGTGAGACACACGCGATAGGGAGGACTGGGAAGGGTGCTCAACGGAGTACCGTTCGGAAAGATCCACCTCGCACGCTACGTCAGCTGcgaaacaaacgaaaaaaaaaaggggtgGCACAGTGGATAAGAGGACTGTATGCGCGAGTGATCTCGTTATTGTTGTTACTAAAGCTAAGCTACACAACACCCACGCAACGTGTGGCAGTGCGCAGAAGCAGAAATACCCGAAAAGTGTGAGAAGCTGAAGAAAGCCCCCTTGGCATACTCTCAGGGGAGTGGAGAACACCTTCAATGCCTGTTTTTCTGGGTGTACGCGTTGATGTACTTGAGTGTCGCGACTTCGAGTGCTGCAAAGCTTGTTTGGCAGGCAGATCATGAACGGTGCATCCAGGTGTTAATCGTAAAGAAACACGCCACGTAGCAGGACTGGACTAAAGGTAGAGGAAACGAAAGATGCAGTGCACGTTCGCTACCATACATCAAGGCCGCAGGAGTGCAGCGTGTTCcatagggggggggggcgataAGAGGCTGCCGTGTCCATTGCCGCTCCGCAGGGTACTGCCGTTGATGATTGCGGCTCGTGTAATGCAGCACCAAAGTTTGGAGAGCGCAGTACACTTTCATATGCATGTCGTCCGCTAACAGTAAATGAGCGAAACAGAAGAATGTCCCTTTTAATCGTATAAACTGGTGAAGGTAGACTCGCTGAGCCCTTTCGGAGTGGCGTCCGCGAAAAGCTCCACACCATGTAAGTGGTGAATCCCTCCGGCGGGTGTTGCCAGTATTGCAGGAGCGGGAGAGCCGCTGTCATCATGACGTGGCAACTGATTACCATAACCGTTTCCCTCGAGGACATTGCTGCGGGGTTCACACCAGGGCACTGAAGGATGCCCAGTAGAGGAGCTGAAACACTTGACGCCCACCACGCTAGCTTACCTACAAACCGAATTGGTCGATGGGATTCGGTGGCAGAGCGAagcaaacaacaacaacaaagaaaaaagaagacgCGGTCACATCTCTGGACTTATAGATTCCGTAGCGGCGACAGTG
The nucleotide sequence above comes from Leishmania braziliensis MHOM/BR/75/M2904 complete genome, chromosome 32. Encoded proteins:
- a CDS encoding putative NUDIX hydrolase dihydroneopterin triphosphate pyrophosphohydrolase/hydrolase — protein: MRKLVNEQTHLGKAEKKIVIIRGEDGCAYRRSIQVFFMNESAEFLLCQPVGECNDKFLQTVQGGSEGEESPQETARRETWEEIGLNLEKDATFICEVQPPAAAMGEEGQAGETRNEANEIVSEHRSAFRYKSKTWAKQGIRGQELYPLLYFLGREKVQHINTHGWERGIRAEFRSVKWGMLAELEEKAPPSKKAVMKSVCSAVAAAAKSFVESCSSSTAGLPNVTNEEPLVA